In Festucalex cinctus isolate MCC-2025b chromosome 17, RoL_Fcin_1.0, whole genome shotgun sequence, the genomic stretch CTAAATTAATATCTGAAgacgttttttctttctttcttctattaGTCTGATGAGGATCATGAATAATGTTATGAATCAAACGCTGCTGAAGTGACGTGACTTTAAGGTGCCATTTGTTTGGACGAGGAGTTATGTTTTGTGCCAAGTAGTCTGACATGGCATCCtatatattttgtgtgtgtgtgtgtgtgttgattttAGTTGAGGTTTGCTGCACTCAAAGATGTGAAAGAGAAGTATAGGCATTGCTCataaatagatgaatgaaaTAATTTTGCTATACTAGTAATTTAAGGTAGGTGACTACTGCTGGCGACTGACTGAGAATGGGTGGATCGGTTTGtgtcatttaactacaagttactacttcaTAATTATTAGTAATACTACCACTATTGCTTagtattcagctattagcattcagcattcccacgcaatttctccagaaattgcacttagtctagttggtcAATCAGATTCGTCAACACCACGTCACTACAACTTTTGAGGATATAGAGGACAAGAAATAGAAAAACAGCTCAATCAAGGCTTCCTTTGAAATGGTGTTAACTTTGATTTTTCTCAAGCACCCAGTAGCTGTGGTAGTTTTGTGCAGGATGACCTCATTGCATTCATTATGTTGGGCGGACTCTTCGACAGCTATTTCAATCACCGCAACAGAAGCATTGTCAAATGTTGTTTCGAGAGAAGttaaaccacattttttttacgcAGGTTGGTCTACAGAGATGCTGCAGATGTTGCTAAAGAGATCCCAGATGTGATGAAGCCGTTTGAGGTTTTACGACGGACATTTTTGCGCTGTTAAATCCGTCTCCATTAGTAAAAAGTGTTAAAGATGACATTGACCGTGTGCCATACGCTGTATTTACAGCACTGCAAAACATCTGAGAATTATTCAAACGAGACAGTAGGTTAGGCAAATACATTTGGTTCTACAACCCGCAGAATGCTTGCAAATGTTTCTTGCTAGCAaactgaattttgctgcttcgATTTGGAAGGGAGACATGTCACTGGTTGCGATCCAGcctggatataaaaaaaaaggatcatccGCGGCAGTAAGTTGCGGCTTTGACAGAGGAGATCAACTTGAAGTATGACCAGAGGCAGTGTGAGGTTTTAGTGGTGCTTTTACTGACTCACGGAGCGGAACAGATGACACATGTGGCACAGAAGCCTTTTCActttcattaaaaagaaaaagtggcattttattttatcccAACTCTTCGTCAACCAAAAGCTACAGTTTACAGAAACAGAAGTCATCAAATTGTGGGATAAAATAGCAATAAAGCCAATTCTACCCAACTAAAAATGCTATGCTAAGCGATGCTATCAAGACTATCTGGGACAAGTTAAAGGccgagtctgccggtttcactctggaaaatgcactttttaaatacaggatttaaacaaactacttctcaatttacagatctgggcttctcttaacgttaaggacaaaatcaccaccagaaatgaagacaagcgctgatctgtaaattgagaagtagtttgtttgattaaatcctctatttaaaaagtgcattttcctgagtgaaaccggcagactgggcctttaatgtCCAAAATGAGAGGATTTCTTTTAAAATTGTTGTCAAAAATCTTGATCGTCTCCAGAATTGTGTTGTGAGGTCAAACAGTGCAGCAAATGAACCTGGATGACATTAGCAGGATGGAAGAAAAGCCGTTTCGGTTAGTTCTGTCCTTTCAGTTGGCTATGCAAATGTTCATTTTGCGTTATGACGATGACCCACAtggtaatttttacaaaaagctgAGGTTAAATTGCTGATGTTTCAAAGTGTGAAAAGTCAACATCCACATCAAGATCTTAAGGGCAGGTCTTTGTGGCCTTAGATTTATCCTAATAATGTTTTTCTGAGGTTGGACAGGATATTGAGTTTACCAGCAGGATTTTGCAAATGTGATGGAAGCCTACCCTGTATTTTCCTTTCATTAGCTGAGCACAGACAAAAACTGTCGCTTTGTCTTACCTTTCACGCTTCCTGCCTGCAAAAACACTAAATGTTACTCAGTCACCACATTTTTTTCCGTGCATGTGCTGTGACTTTGGGGTGACTGTTTTCCCGGGCCAAGTCTGGGTCGGGCCTACACGCAGACCTGAACGCAAGCTGTTGACATTGGCCACGTCAAAGAGTTTCCTCCCGATGTAGAACACGGAGAGTGCAGACAGACGTAGCAGAAATGGGACAATAGAATGTTGTAGGAAGGGGAAGCCACCCAGTGTAAGTCAAGAAGTGAATTACcatacattacttttttttttttccatccatacTTGTGCCTCAACTACTCTTCTAATGACGACAAGCTCGCGATTGATGCTTTATGGGCACAttcatgtttgtgtgtttgtgacagGAAACTCATGGAATCCCTGTGGCGCAATGACATCAGGTTACCAGGTGTTTCCTCAATTCAGTCTCACACAAAACCCACTAGCACtaacaataataaacacatcTTTGGTAGTAAAAGAGAGCAAGAGACTCAGTTTGGCATAAACACTGTAGTTTTTCTAGGCAATGCTAGTGAGTATGCACCACTTTGCAAGGGTGGTTTCTGGAAAGCTGTGGGTACTCCTATCATTTCAAAAGGCGTATCTATGTTCTAGTGAGgcatggttcagtggtagagtggttgtctcccgACAGGGTTTGATCCTCAACCCTTTGTGACCATGTTGaatggcaaatggcacttcatttatatcgcgcttttccacctcaaagcgctttacattttggactacccattcacctactgatgacgcagcatcaggagcaattgggggttcagtatctttgctcaaggatacttcaacatggtcacaatggcctgggatcgaatCCACAACCTCTggtttgggagacgaccaccataccactgagccacgccgccccaGTTGAagcatccttgagcaagatagtgaacacccagttgctcctgatgctgtcaATCGGTAAAATTGCCCATTCAGAAAGATGAGAAATATGAAGATTCTAGAAGTGGCACAAAGGGACGACACTAAGAACAAATAGAAGCTTCTTTTGGGTTGCAAGTATAGAAAAACGTACAAGAACGTTGAATAACTGTTCTGTTGCGTAGTTGTTTGGAATACAAGGAAACAACAGTGGTCGAATGAGTGGATGATGAATGCACAGGCTCATCATTCACCCCAGCCCGCATCAGTGTACAGATGCCACAAGTGTTGGGTTTGTCGGGGCACCAAAAAGAGCCATGACACTGTGTTAAATGCATCTCTGTTCCTCAGATGGTTGACTCATTCATTCTGGTAAaatgtagtcttttttttttgtgtgtgtgagttttGCGATTGATTGACGATTGCTTCAGTATGTGCAGCTTCACGCTAAACTCAATTATAGAGATTTTGTGATCCCCTTAAAATTTATGCCACATAAAAATTTCGGCCCCACAGAAAAGTAACCAACTCATGTAAACCGAGGGACCATTATTACAGGGACTATAACGGTTCAGCCACACAGCTTGCCTGGCATCATAAATGTTGTCTCATCCATGGACTTTTCACCAAGTGGGTTCTACTGCTTATAATATGGCGTACTCGAGATAACGACCTGAGTGCCCCTCACACATAATGACATCTCCATGATAGTTGTAGTACCGAGAGTGACTGACAGATAATACACTCAACTGCATAGTTTCGTTTTAGTAGTTTTGTTTAACCCCAGACAACTGATTTCATATCCAATTAAGTCAACTCAAATCAATTTTATTCAGACAGTTCCAATTCAAGAATAAATCTTGAACTAACCGAGCATCTGTGTTGGGCGAGCTTCTGCCTTGTAGAAGCAGTCCTATTTTCTTCACTCCTGGACCTCAGGAAAATTGTCTTCAGTTTGATAGTGACTAATGGGGATCCTAATAAACTTGTGTCATCTTTTGAATGATAATCCGAGATTATGTTGACCCCAGCATCtagtttattttcttttgcGCCAGAATATTTTTCAcacttcaattcaaaatttcCTTAAGAACTGAACGAGTGCACTGTTGTAGTTGAtattattgaaaacattttcattgttttcaatATTGTCACAGTATTGCGCACTTCATTCCAATGAAGCGTCACTATCACTGTCAACATTGTCGTTTACAAAGCCATGAGTACTTGTTCCATGGAATTCGACAAAAATGTTCTGTGTGAGACTACCTTGGCGAAATGGCATGATGCCCATTGAAATGTTGAATTCTGGATTTTCATTGGTACGATCCTCACTTTGCAGGCTAGTTGCGTTGCTGCCGCTATCTTCTGACGATGCATCACCGTCTTCATGATTGGGATCGTCGTCGTTTGCGACATTGGCAACAAAATTATTATCTTCGATGTTGGCTTCATTGTTGCCATCTTCCACACTGGCATCACTATCATTGTGTTCACTGATTTCACTGTCATTGTGTTCAATATTCGCGTCGTCGTCTTCGATATTAGCAACGGCGTCTTCATTATTATCGTCGTCTTCATTGTCATCGTTGTCGTCAATATTGGCATCACTGTCATTGTTTTCAATATCGCCATTGTCTTCACTGCTTGGATTAAGATCAACGTCTTCACTATTCCCCTCACTTTCTGCAATATTAGAATCACTATCATTGTGTTCACTGATTTCACTGTCATTGTGTTCAATATTAGCATCGTTGTCTTCAATATTAGCAACGGCGTCTTCATTATTATCGTCGTCTTCATTATTGTTATCGTCAATATTGGCATAACTGTCATTATTTTCAATATTGCCATTGTCTTCACTGCTAGGATTAAGATCAATGTCTTCACTATTCCCCTCACTTTCTGCAAAATTAGAATCACTATCATTGTCATTGTCAATATGACAATCATTGTCATCACTACTAGGAATTTGGTCAATATTCTCACTATTCCCGTCACTTTCTCCTGCATTGGCACCATTGGCAATGTTTTCATTGTCAGCATCTCCAGCTTGCCTTGGAACCACCTGAAAGGAAATCGTGATCTCCTGGTTGGAGACACAAACATTGACTCTGAGGGCTCCAAAATTTGGTGCTCCTCGTCCTAATCTTCGTTGGAAACGGCGGCCTATGACATTgttgaaatgtgatttaaaaaaaaaataagaatacatAACTAATAGTTTCAACACAAAAGCATTTAAATACTCACGAATTGGACCAATGTGTTGTCCGTCGCCTTGAAATTCCATTTTGTCTAAAAACAATCCACAAGTAGTGGGAGTATATTAGCATCAACAGTGTGGATCCTCTAACAACATACAGTTAGCTACacaaccgtatttttttgtttgtttgttttacagtaCACAACATTACaacctttttaaacaaatgtacgCTCTCTCACTTTGTGAGCTGGTTCTTGTTTATAGTTAAAGAAACTGGTAACTCGGAGCTGTTAGGttggctagctagctgctaatgTCAGACAAGCTACATCTTTATGGAGCGCAGTAGGGATACACTGGCTACACAAGCTTCTTTTTAACAGTACACAACATTAGGACCATTTtaatcaaatgtacactattttGCTTTGTAAGCAATTGTTCTTGTCCATGTTTAAGGGAACATTAGCCCGATAAAATTAGCTGTTAAAGAAACTGGTAATGTGGAGGTGTTAGGGTGGCTAGCTGCTAATGTCAGACTAGCATTATCTTTATGAAGCTCAGTGCGCAACGGGGCGTTTTTTtcgttgttattgttttttctgCTGGCTCCCCCGGCCAGTTCTCAATGACAGCCATGTTGAAATGAGTTGTAGTTTGCGCTGGCTTACCTTGAGTTCAAGGAACTGGTCTAGAAAATGGTGAAATGTGGATTTCTCATGGAGCCGCCGCAATACTTTCAACCTAATCATGATGGCTGTGTAACTATTGTCCGTTGCGGCATTCTGGTTACGGTTGTCATGACCAAGCTGGTCCACAACAGTGTTCAGTGCTCAGCACCAGCTTTCATGAAACTCTGTGGCATCATTCGCTATTTGTTTGTAACGCTTCATGAGATGATCTCATATGATCATAGCACTGTGATGACGTGTGCATTGTTGAATGTGATGTCACTGAAAGTATTTTCTACAACATGTTCATTTGCAAgtctttattaaattattatatgGTAACATTGGATGTGTAGATGGATTCCCATTGGAGTTTCAGCTGAGTATTGGAGGTTATCCAGGACAAACAGTCATCGTTACGCTAGATTaaaagtcaaatataaaccTTTCTTTATCATACCAGTATCATAGTAGAGCTAAATGTAACTTTGTTTAAACAGTAAATTTAGTCTGGCAGCAAGGAAGCCACAGTGATGACTCGACTTTACAGTTTTCTTTTCTcactttttgtgtattttttttcttctccccctATGTAGTCCATGTGTTTCCGGCCACCGAGGCCAAAGACAGCCTGTGGAGCTTGTTTGAAGGTAGGTTTATGTACTTATAAAGTGCATGTGTCAAAAATAGCCCAACCCAAAAGATACATGCCTTCCTAAAATAACACACAGAAACTTCCCTTTTTgtaacttctgtttttttttttttcatttatttatttatttattttttctgtttcagaCGTCTACCTTTGTGCTGTACTGATTTGCTCCGTGGGCCTGCTGTGCATGTGCATGTTCACAGTGACGGTAACCTGCCAGTGTATACACAGGAAGCAGCGGTTAAAGGGTCAGTCGACAGAGAAGATACCGCTCATATTTACATGATTTTAACTCTTATTTTCACCAACTCGACTACTTCGCAATTCACTGCGCTTTTGTCTCTTCGCTGTTTGTTTGTAGATAATTACCACTTGGTCAAAAGCTCGAGGAATAGGTAAGACGCCGCAAACGATTATAAACAATAACAGTTGGATGTTTCTCTGGGGGTATCAAATTAGTGcgctaattttgagttaatttaaagttaattGAACGCCACTCATTTTTTAAACGCGTGATTATTGTACATACCAACATTTTGCaggaataaatttaataataataatgcatccatttgtgcagtatttcacaatttacttcatgttaaagattagacagctcttaacataaaaaaaaaagaaaagtgcactgagctgtcaccaatgtctttcaAATACCATTATGCCATCAAGTGGCtgcaaaatgacctcaacacaaatcaatatcacactagttttttttttttacagtatagtaCATCTTTTATTTGAactccattttatgaattattatgtatCAATGACTGAGATGCAGCCACGTTtctattaatttaaatttttttccacttttatgtctacaagagtatgaaaacttggaaaaaatgttttattgtacttaacctcctgactacaattcaaatgtgtcctctgtagtggacgtatttaaacctgaatatctcccacccagtgcatacgattgaattaactccttttgtgctctatagaggacattcagaactTTCCAATGAtatcaaatgtgtaggggtggggctttactACCTTtgtttgcatcataaaagaaaatggcttccctcagtgcaagcactttttagggaagaggaaaactaagtgtataacactttttattgaacaaatttaggctttaaatgttgttagcatgttttctatgacTCTAAagaaacacattaaagtattgtttgaattattttaactgtatttgagcctagcatttaagtttttaaaaaatgtcctctgtagtggacacatcatagcttaaaaataaaaactttttttttctttcaaaaatgtattttgcagtattccagttacttcacaaagattggggaatatcaatataaacatgattggacaatgttttttgttttgttttaatcatgagttaactattcaaGTTACGCAATTAATTACGATAAAAAATTCTAAATGCCTGAcaccccttgtttttttttgtttttttttaaccatacaGTTGGATTTGGTTCATGTAGACACAATTTGGTACAGTGCTGAGTAGCTAAATGCCCTGGAATTATAGTAAttgtctgttgttgttttttcactgTAGCTCAGGAGAAACTGTCACCAGTGTGGTCAGCGTCTCTCCTGCTTTGCCGAAGAAGGAGAGGAGATACAGAAAGAAAAGGAGCAGAGATTACCAGAAGGAAATACCACCAGAGATACCAGCAAAAGGTAGGCTATCAAATTcccttaagatttttttttttttatcttagaccTCCATTTGTTGCAGCCCCTTTTAGTTAATCGTGTAAATGCCTAATTGAAGTAAAAATAGCTGTAGTTAGCATTTTCAAGTCCAAATTTGAGTAATGGCTAACATTCTCAATCCAAGCAAACCACATCTTGGTCGCACTTGGTAATTAGCAGCTGGAATGCCGTCTATCAATCAGATCTATCTCTATGTTGCTCTTTCCCCACATAGATAGAAAACTAAAATATGAAAGATGGTGGCACATGACGCCGCAATAGTTGATGGTttggagctgttttttttgtttgtttgtttttttcataccaTAGAATGCTGATTGTTGCTCTTTTTCGGAGCCACAGCTTATTGTTCTGTTTTACGCTGTCATTGTTTTAATCTGGacggaagacaaaaaaaacaaaaaaacaaacaactttatGTCATCCCTGCAGTTCCCATTGGAGACAAAGCAAGAAAACCTAAACTTTTAAAACCACAACCAAGGAAAGTAGTTTTGGTGAGTAGAAATCATATTTCCAATCCAACAATGCTGTCGAGTGCTGATCTTAACAATTTTATTATTGATGCCAAATGACTATCCAGTAATCACTTCCATTTGTTTTTAGTCGCCATTGTGTCGTATACAAGAGAAATACACAGCAAATGGTCCATTATAAATCATTTCCCCTACTTCTGCCTTCAAATCCTCAGCCGAAGATAGTGGAGGAGAATCTGACCTACGCAGAGTTGGATCTGGTGAAGCCGATCCCGGAAGCAAAGTCATCGCGAAACGGCACGGTGTACGCACAAATACTTTTTGGGGAACAGCAGCTATGAAAAGAAACGGCTCTCTCCTAACTTTGCCTAATGTAAATATACTTTTCTTATTTATACTCAGTTGTTCAGATTTTCTATCTGAAATTACTGTACATAATTTGATACAAACTTTTGATTTCACTTTTTAATGAAGCCTTCAAAGGCAGTGACGGTCAAGTTTACATTGAGATAAGGCAGCAAACTGACTGACTTGTTTCGAGACGAAGCCTACAGCACTACACAAAACTGGCTTAAGATATCGTAGATAACATTGATAGTTTCGAAATTCCATTTATGGGGTATGCGAATCAGATAGCGACATCCACACTATATAACACGGGATAATTGCTCAGGATATGCTTTCATAAAGTATAAAGCTACCAGaaaataaattagcattaaCAGTTCAAAAAGAGCAATATCTAGCTAGTTAGCTTGATGAAGCTAGCATTGTCTGAATGTGTTTACTTACCCCCTGTAAGAAGTAGCTATCCAAACATTGTGTCTTAAATTATCATTAAGAGTTCATAAAGAGCcatatgtagctagctagttagcttgaTTAAGTTAGCATAATTGTAGAATAACACAATTCTGCCTAGCGTATTGCGTACTTTGATCGAAAGGAAGGAAAACTGTTCAAATTCGGCCCGAATGTCGGTATGTGTGTacctccttaactcatttgcttccaaaaacgtataaatacgttctattttaaattaccatgctcccaaagacgtatttatatgtttttgttaaatgatttttagaaggctttgatactgcttctgacatgaagaggtggcttaaagcaatgatagcTTTACagaaaaggccagcaggtggcagcagagtattatatatatatatatatatatatatatatatatatatatatatatatatatttctacatATAATGGCTGTTTCTCACTCATTCAAAAAACTGTCGAGACAgacacaacaaacacaaacgTGCGAGTGACCTAATGTAATTCATGAGATTTGCTTCCAGCGTGTCCCCAGCCTTATCTCGCCACGCAACATCTGTGCGCCGTCTGTTTTTTGTGTGCCACACTGCAATTTACGCTCACCACAACTCAAGACAGTTGATATGAAAGTAGCGATTAGCCCTTAGACTGCAACCCTCTGCACTGTCAAGTTTGTCAGACGCTTTCATCTCGTGTTTTAACAGCCAATTTAACAGCGACATGCGCACACTGGCAAATGCAGGCCTGCAGCGACGTGTGCGATAAACTACGCAAAAAGGCAAATATTGTAAATCTGGCAGAACTACCAACAAACAGCAACATGTGTTTGATGACTTCAAAACTGCCAAGTTTTTCTTTGTATGTGTGATAAGCTCTTTGTGCTAGCCTCACAGTGTAAAAGTGCTTGGGTGTCTTATTTCCATTTCAGTCTTTGGATTGAGGCATGGAAAAGCAGCAACTGAATTTGAAACCCAGACGCAAAGGCAACACATTCCTTCTCCTCCCCCACTGCTTTCACTATCAAATGGATAGTGTAATCAATGCAGTTGGGTCCCTTTTAaaagtcacctttttttttttattcccaatTGGATGCATGCAAATTTTAACTAAAACGTAATAAATTAacgaaattaacatttttttttttttaactatgtcaGTTTACTAAAATAAGACCGTTGTGAAAATTTGCATTCACATCTTAAAAGTGACATTGCCAACTAGTGGCCTGGCATGCATATTACAGCCTTTAGCAATGTTTAGAATGTGTAACATTAGCTTTACACTGAATATAATGTGATTTGTGCTCTTCAAATCAAACTTGACTTTACTCGGTATCTCAACACAATATGACAAACATTTCCAAACAAGAGCATATATTTATGAAAACTGTTGACATTTACGCATTACTGTTCCCCAGAATTGTTTTCGTGTTTTAGTTGGATGCTACAGAAGCATATGGCATTCTCttggaaaaaagaagaagaaaaaaaaccaaacagttTTTCTGACTTcacttcacccccccccccccccccccccccccggaagctttgttttttgtgtattttatcattttctgtttttcaaaatatttttcctgttttactgaTGTTTTGCTGTCATAAAAAATACTCTGGAAAGGGGgggaaatattcagaaaaacatgaggaattttttttaatttattttctgaattttttgttctgcttttctgtgtaatttttcctcctgtttttctgaatattttttttccccgtttattggaatatttttttatgacagaaaaaatatgcagtaaaacagaaacaaatacacaaaaaaaacaaagctcctcaaaaataaaatgggagtttgttttttttgttttttttccccctcccccacacgaatgcaatatgcttccatCATCCAAGTTCAGTGTGTGTATTGTTTTCGACAATGGATCGAATGAATAAATGCTGTCATCCAGTTGTGAGCAGAAACCTTTTTCAAACTGTGAACTGTAAAGTTTCTTCCAAACCGCAATGCCCTTAATGGGGATCACCTAACAAGGACCATGTGTGTGATTGGGGCCTCTCTGCTTCTCGAAATCCAATAGTGGGTCactatgtctgtgtgttttttaCTAAAAGCATGTATcacgcatatttttttttcttttttgtttcattgcaATTGAAAATTTGATTGTGAACTGCATATGGATTGTAGCATAACAatgtgtattcttttttttttttttttacatccagcAGGGAGGAAGTGCAATAAGAAGTGTAAAAGAATAACTTACACTTCTTATTTGAGTTATTACCTCAGTATTTTTGTAGATGAAGTATGTATGGCCTCAACTGTTACTTTTCCTTGTTTGCTTTTGAAATGTATCTTGTAAAAGAGTCAATAAAGCAAAGTAtgctttgttgaaaaaaaaaacaaaaaaaacccgactcACTCTCCATCTCCACCTTTTCCTCACCTCGCATTGTAAAAACATTCCGGTGCCTCAAAAGGGCACAACCCTGAACAGATTTTAACTTAAATGACTCCGATTCGCCGTCCCCATTCCTATTGGCTACATTGCATTTTACTATTTGGCGTTTAACTGTCAACACTTACAGCTACACCGTCTCATGGCACCTTCTCCTTCTTATGCTATAATTTAATAGCAACCCCCCCCTGACAGGAAAATGAGtcccatgtgtggtaaatctcAAATAACCGACTGCAAATGGGTTAAAAGTGGTGCTGCGTCTCGATGCAATCCAAGTGGCTGTGGCCAGGAAATGCATAAAAAGACAGATTTGCAATGTGGAAATTCTGCACGGCCAACACGAGTATCATACAGTAGGATACGTCATAACATAACTTTGATGTAAGTTTAATCGCATTATGATCAAATTTTTATGCTACGTTGATTTTCAAAAGGTAGTTTAGTATACAGTCCATTATATTCCGCCTCCTAAGTATGCTGGcatagggtgtgtgtgtgcgtggtaaGGAAATGAGAGGGGACATAAGTGTTAGTTTTACTAACAGTGCGCcctctgaaatatttcagggaaaaaaaagatgacacgtGCATGAGGCAATGCCAAatcttacatttattttaaacactgAGGAACTGATTATCTGACAAAAGCGCTGCCAAACGTGTGAGGACTTCGCAGACATCCCTTCGCTTATAAACAAGTGATGTcagcgcttaaaaaaaaagaaagaaaaaaaaaagaggaaaacaaaACCTATTGTTAGCGACGAAACCGCTTGCATGTCTCAACAACCGTTATGTCTCATGTCATCATCTC encodes the following:
- the LOC144004467 gene encoding uncharacterized protein LOC144004467 → MEFQGDGQHIGPIRRRFQRRLGRGAPNFGALRVNVCVSNQEITISFQVVPRQAGDADNENIANGANAGESDGNSENIDQIPSSDDNDCHIDNDNDSDSNFAESEGNSEDIDLNPSSEDNGNIENNDSYANIDDNNNEDDDNNEDAVANIEDNDANIEHNDSEISEHNDSDSNIAESEGNSEDVDLNPSSEDNGDIENNDSDANIDDNDDNEDDDNNEDAVANIEDDDANIEHNDSEISEHNDSDASVEDGNNEANIEDNNFVANVANDDDPNHEDGDASSEDSGSNATSLQSEDRTNENPEFNISMGIMPFRQGSLTQNIFVEFHGTSTHGFVNDNVDSDSDASLE
- the vstm4b gene encoding V-set and transmembrane domain-containing protein 4; this encodes MLSSVVFALLVQALFGDLCSAINVTITPSPFTLAQEGQNVTLSCVVSQRRRNSALPVVKWTFLPAGSDRPEDEHLIARVNMRKARFYGNYTKSFSWPKMKLTVVKQGKIFDLLILNVSEGDRGLYVCRVQEFKKQQDRWKASSNSTATTELRVHVFPATEAKDSLWSLFEDVYLCAVLICSVGLLCMCMFTVTVTCQCIHRKQRLKDNYHLVKSSRNSSGETVTSVVSVSPALPKKERRYRKKRSRDYQKEIPPEIPAKVPIGDKARKPKLLKPQPRKVVLPKIVEENLTYAELDLVKPIPEAKSSRNGTVYAQILFGEQQL